In Erigeron canadensis isolate Cc75 chromosome 7, C_canadensis_v1, whole genome shotgun sequence, one DNA window encodes the following:
- the LOC122609411 gene encoding uncharacterized protein LOC122609411: protein MLMRDYFVENPKFDPVWFRERFRTSQRLFLNIVTDIEQLFVYFQERVDRSGRKSLAVIQKCTSAVEQFGMGNPPDNFDDYMCMAARTSRESLDHFCSAVIELYREEYLRRPTSHDVARLYEAHERRHKIPGMLGSLDWSLNDINVLNQSSLFMRERNSMAPDSSFTVNDLRYKRGYYLTDGIYPRWATHVKAMPYLTETNDKKFKNRQERM from the exons ATGCTTATGCGTGACTACTTTGTTGAAAACCCAAAGTTTGACCCGGTTTGGTTTCGTGAAAGATTTCGAACGAGTCAAAGGttgtttttaaatattgttACTGATATTGAGCAACTTTTCGTTTACTTTCAAGAGCGTGTAGATCGGTCGGGGAGAAAGAGTTTAGCTGtcatacaaaaatgcacatcCGCGGTGGAACAATTCGGAATGGGCAACCCTCCGGATAACTTTGATGACTACATGTGCATGGCAGCGAGAACTTCTCGCGAAAGCCTTGATCATTTTTGCAGCGCGGTCATCGAGTTATATCGTGAAGAGTACTTACGTAGGCCGACTAGTCATGATGTTGCCCGGTTGTACGAAGCGCATGAACGGAGACACAAGATTCCAGGAATGCTAGGAAGTCTTGATT GGTCACTCAACGATATCAATGTCTTGAATCAATCGAGTTTGTTTATGAGGGAGCGAAATTCGATGGCTCCTGACTCGTCTTTTACTGTAAACGACCTTCGTTACAAACGGGGATACTATCTTACCGATGGAATCTATCCTAGGTGGGCAACTCATGTCAAGGCAATGCCATATCTGACTGAAACAAATGACAAGAAGTTCAAGAATCGGCAAGAAAGGATGTAG
- the LOC122607265 gene encoding adenylate isopentenyltransferase 3, chloroplastic has product MRITMMMTQQAQPSLLQIPTGGMNFPMIRCHPQKEKVVVVMGATGTGKSRLSIDLATRYPAEIINSDKIQVYEGLDIATNKISEEECDGVPHHLLGIVDPEADFTAGNFASTASLTMKSIVGRGKLPIIAGGSNSFIEALIDDQNYEFRSRYDVCFLWVDVAMPVLHRFVSDRVNRMIRDGMVEEVRKMYNPNSDYSKGIRRAIGVPEFDAYFRAEYSSSSNRQNRGKLLEQAINETKINTCKLACRQLEKIHRLRNVKGWKIHRLDATPVFENHGDEADKLWAEAVAGPGSVIVNQFLFNFGHSRSFVAATNSGTFKRGVAMAATAI; this is encoded by the coding sequence ATGAGAATTACAATGATGATGACCCAACAAGCTCAACCATCTTTATTACAAATACCCACCGGTGGTATGAACTTTCCAATGATCCGGTGCCATCCACAAAAAGAAAAGGTAGTGGTTGTTATGGGTGCTACCGGAACCGGAAAATCAAGGCTCTCAATCGATCTCGCGACAAGATACCCCGCCGAGATCATAAACTCGGATAAAATTCAAGTGTATGAGGGTTTAGATATAGCAACTAATAAAATATCCGAGGAAGAATGTGATGGCGTTCCCCACCATCTCCTCGGGATTGTTGATCCCGAGGCAGATTTTACAGCGGGGAACTTTGCCAGCACTGCTTCACTCACCATGAAATCAATTGTGGGAAGAGGAAAACTTCCCATAATTGCTGGtggttcaaattcatttatagAAGCATTAATAGATGATCAAAACTACGAGTTTAGATCACGTTATGATGTTTGTTTCTTGTGGGTTGATGTTGCAATGCCTGTTCTACATCGCTTTGTTTCTGATAGGGTTAACCGGATGATTCGTGATGGGATGGTGGAAGAAGTAAGAAAAATGTATAACCCTAATTCGGATTACTCAAAAGGGATTCGACGAGCAATTGGAGTACCAGAATTTGATGCTTATTTTCGAGCTGAATATTCATCTTCAAGTAATAGACAAAATCGAGGCAAGCTATTAGAGCAAGCCATTAACGAAACAAAGATTAATACATGCAAACTTGCATGCCGACAACTAGAAAAGATTCATCGGTTGAGAAACGTTAAAGGGTGGAAAATTCACCGGTTAGACGCCACCCCGGTTTTTGAAAATCACGGTGATGAAGCAGACAAGTTGTGGGCAGAGGCAGTGGCAGGACCAGGATCGGTGATTgtaaatcaatttttatttaattttggtcATTCGCGGAGCTTTGTTGCTGCAACAAATAGTGGCACGTTTAAAAGAGGGGTGGCAATGGCCGCGACGGCCATCTAG